A single Mercenaria mercenaria strain notata chromosome 9, MADL_Memer_1, whole genome shotgun sequence DNA region contains:
- the LOC128559381 gene encoding insoluble matrix shell protein 6-like, with amino-acid sequence MKAILILCLCIVAVHSRAGRRDRPDFDCGRWCRSDGYKPVCSTENKNYDNACYLECNWKYKECDGRCPCYRPSIPDRPDPRGPFCYCSKYDPVCTNEGTVDCESKAKCEGKYVFYDSPCMD; translated from the exons ATGAAggcaattttaattttgtgtcttTGCATTGTTGCAG TTCATTCGAGAGCAGGAAGGCGAGACAGACCAGATTTTGATTGCGGTAGATGGTGTAGAAGTGATGGTTATAAACCCGTATGctcaacagaaaataaaaattacgACAATGCCTGCTATCTTGAGTGCAA TTGGAAGTACAAAGAATGTGATGGCAGATGCCCATGCTACAGACCAAGCATACCAGACAGGCCAGATCCTCGAGGACCATTTTGTTATTGTTCTAAGTACGACCCAGTTTGCACAAACGAAGGAACTGTAGACTGCGAGAGCAAAGCAAAGTGCGA AGGAAAGTATGTTTTCTATGACAGTCCATGCATGGATTAA